The following proteins come from a genomic window of Ochotona princeps isolate mOchPri1 chromosome 14, mOchPri1.hap1, whole genome shotgun sequence:
- the CEL gene encoding bile salt-activated lipase — protein sequence MGRLELIVWGLACCLTAAQAAVTLGAVYTEGGFVEGVNKRLSLLGGDSVDIFKGIPFATASTLEDPQRHPGWQGTLKATDYHKRCLQATLTQTSTFGEEDCLYLNIWVPQGRKAVSSNLPVMIWIYGGAYLMGSGQGANFFSNYLYDGEEIATRGNVIVVTFNYRVGPLGFLSTGDANLPGNYGLRDQHMAIAWVKRNIAAFGGDPDNITLFGESAGGASVSLQTLTPYNKGLIRRAISQSGVALSPWAIQKNPLFWAKKIAEKVGCPLDDTAKMAGCLKITDPRALTLAYNLPLGGTEYPVLFYLGFMPVIDGDFLPDDPINLFENAADIDYLAGTNDMDGHLFASVDVPVINKSSKDMSDEDFYKLVRGFTVTKGTAGAEAVYNAYTESWAQDSSQENKKRTVVDIETDILFLIPTEVALAQHRSHARTGQTYWYLFSHPSRMPVYPSWMGADHADDLQYVFGKPFATPLGYRAQDRTVSKSLIAYWTNFARTGDPNTGTSEVPAYWEPYTLENGNYLEINKQTSKDSRGQYLRPSFLKFWTTTYLELPTVIGNDPGLVLVPPTDDPEASFTPPADTSVNDSMDAQVPVAIGF from the exons ATGGGACGCCTGGAGCTGATCGTGTGGGGCCTGGCCTGCTGCTTGACAGCGGCGCAGGCAGCGGTGACG CTGGGGGCCGTGTACACAGAAGGTGGTTTCGTGGAGGGCGTCAACAAGAGGCTCAGCCTGCTGGGTGGGGACTCCGTTGACATCTTCAAGGGTATCCCCTTTGCCACCGCCTCAACTCTGGAGGACCCCCAGCGACACCCGGGCTGGCAAG GGACCCTGAAGGCCACTGACTACCACAAGCGCTGCCTGCAGGCCACCTTGACCCAGACCAGCACCTTTGGGGAGGAGGACTGTCTCTACCTCAACATCTGGGTCCCCCAGGGCAGGAAGGCAG TCTCCAGCAACCTGCCCGTAATGATCTGGATCTATGGCGGTGCCTACCTCATGGGCTCTGGCCAGGGCGCCAACTTCTTCAGCAACTACCTGTATGACGGCGAGGAGATTGCCACGCGCGGCAACGTCATCGTGGTCACCTTCAACTACCGCGTCGGCCCCCTCGGCTTCCTCAGCACCGGGGACGCCAACCTGCCAG GTAACTACGGCCTTCGGGACCAGCACATGGCCATCGCCTGGGTGAAGAGGAACATTGCAGCCTTTGGGGGAGACCCCGACAACATTACCCTCTTTGGGGAATCAGCTGGGGGTGCTAGTGTCTCTCTGCAG ACCCTGACCCCCTACAACAAGGGCCTCATCCGGCGTGCCATCAGCCAGAGCGGGGTGGCGCTGAGCCCCTGGGCCATCCAGAAGAACCCTCTCTTCTGGGCCAAGAAG ATTGCGGAAAAGGTGGGCTGTCCCCTGGACGACACAGCAAAAATGGCTGGCTGCTTGAAGATCACTGACCCCCGGGCGCTGACACTGGCCTACAATCTGCCCCTGGGGGGCACAGAGT ACCCCGTGTTGTTCTACCTGGGTTTCATGCCCGTCATCGACGGGGACTTCCTCCCCGATGACCCCATCAACCTGTTCGAGAACGCCGCCGACATCGACTACCTTGCGGGCACCAATGACATGGATGGCCACCTCTTTGCCTCCGTTGACGTACCAGTCATTAACAAGTCCAGCAAGGACATGTCAGA CGAGGATTTCTACAAGCTGGTCAGAGGCTTCACTGTCACCAAGGGGACTGCGGGGGCCGAGGCCGTGTACAACGCCTACACCGAGTCCTGggcccaggactccagccaggagAACAAGAAGAGGACCGTGGTGGACATAGAGACGGACATCCTGTTCCTGATCCCCACGGAGGTAGCCCTGGCCCAGCACCGAAGCCACGCCAG GACCGGCCAGACCTACTGGTACCTGTTCTCCCACCCCTCGCGGATGCCAGTCTACCCCAGCTGGATGGGGGCCGACCATGCTGACGACCTCCAGTACGTCTTTGGGAAGCCCTTTGCCACTCCCCTGGGCTACCGGGCTCAAGACAGGACGGTCTCCAAGAGCCTGATTGCTTACTGGACCAACTTCGCCAGGACCGG GGACCCCAACACAGGCACATCAGAAGTGCCTGCCTACTGGGAGCCCTACACCTTGGAGAACGGCAACTACCTGGAGATCAACAAGCAGACGTCCAAAGACTCCAGGGGGCAGTACCTGAGACCCAGCTTCCTGAAGTTCTGGACCACCACCTACCTGGAGCTGCCCACGGTGATTGGAAACGACCCGGGCTTggtgctggtgccgcccaccgaTGACCCAGAGGCCAGCTTCACGCCTCCTGCTGACACCTCTGTGAACGACTCCATGGATGCTCAGGTTCCCGTGGCCATTGGCTTCTAG